The Neodiprion lecontei isolate iyNeoLeco1 chromosome 2, iyNeoLeco1.1, whole genome shotgun sequence genome segment TCACAAAAGGCCTGGATGAACCAGCTTCCATTTAGCGTATCCCGGTAAGACGCAAAGCCAGGCAAAGTAGAAAAAGCAACAAGCATATCCGAATATTCTCGGGATCCTATCGGTTGTGCAGATGGATTTTCTGGTGTCATCTGACTCGTATCTATTTCATGTCTGCTGATGCCTACTTCGTCCGATTCCACCATGCGCTGTTCTTTTTGCCCcctgaaaaatattgattgtGAGTACAagaaaatcatatttcatttatacatGGATAAGAAGTATGTCACTGTTCCTTGAACATTGCTTGTAAAAAATCTAAGCATGATTGTATTATAACCATTAGTTAATTAAGTATTATTTAAAGTAATAGAATCATtttcaagtaaaataaatacctgcaagtctgaaaaatgaaaatttttggttttttagaCATGTTTGGACATGCTCGTgtagtgaaaaattcaaaaatctcaaATGCAGTTATCATTTTATTGTCTGTTCCGCATACTACACTTTCCGAACGATGGTCTTCGACATGTTCATTACCGTGGCTCATAATTATAAGAAACATTGAATGAACATGACGTAAGTCTGGTCTCATGGCGAATGCTGAAATTTCTTCTAgcattttctgcaattttattgtttaattcaaaacatgaatgggaaaaattatgcagtaaaaaatataagatttcAGAGATAAAAAGAATGAAGTCTTTAAATGAATGTCCTTAATAAATACTCCATGGCGTAATCAGTAACATAATCACTTTGATTAAGGTTGAAGTTCTTAATGttattctacgaatttacatTGAATCATTCTTGGTCAAGTacgaacaattttattcagccacattttcatttaatcaCGTCTTTACTACCCATTCTTACTACAAATATCAAATATGTACTAATCTGATAATGTTAGTAACTTACCTCTCGTGTCAAGTTTTGCCGAACTATAACTTGAAAACCCATTTGTTCAAACAATTCTTTTAAATTGTCCTCATCGTGTTTGGCAGCAGCCCTTTCCTTGGCTCCTTCAGTGAACAATATGTTATTGATAATCAAGACCAAGCCACGAGGGTTACTAAACATGgcataattcaaaatattatcattcTTTGTCTCCATTAACTTAGTTGATTTCTTCACACGAATTCTTAGAGGTTCTTCGACATGTTGAAGCTTCCTATAATAGTCATCTTCCCTATGCCAGTagagaaaatggaaataattatgtataatatcataagggtaatttttttcctgatACATTTCATATACTCCACTCCTTAGTCCAAGTTGTACTTACTCAAAAAATTCGTTTCGGATTACTTGGTTATTCAGAGGGTCAACAATATTCCTATTAATTTCTGGAATTGTTTCTTCACTTTTATTGTCAACTTCATTTGGTTTTAGTAAATTTGCTAAATCATTGCGATTCACTTCTCGTAAACATTGAACAAAACTGTCGAATGCTCTAGGACCACGTGACTCTATAGTCAAATATATTTCGCGATTATTATCCATGTCATCCAAGCGTTTCTAAGCATTAGAAATACACAGAAATAATACATTTAACAAGCAGACAAATCATAGACTAAGGGCGTGTTCGGAAATTGACTGAAAGTACTGTCAGTACTGAAAATGGTATAGTCCAAGTGACGTATACTGTAGATTTTCAGTATAAATGTAAATGGAACGAGATACATGGAAACGTTTCTACAGATGAATCATtcaagcaaaaaataaaaacatatttcagTGCTTTCTCTCAGAAAATACATGGTGTAATTGGAaacaaaagagagagaagtgAATAATACACAGGGTAAAATTATTAATGTGATATGCAAAGGAGAATAGCATACGTATCTTGTGTCGCATTCTTACCTGCCACTTCTGAATCTTTTTATAGTTTTCGCCATAAATTTTGTGTTGCAGTAGCAATGGAAATATTTCACGCCAATCTATTTCCTCAACTAGTTTGcccaaattttttcttaattttttacgGTCCTCTTCGTTCATTGCGAAAAGAAATGTTTGTAACaccagagatgagtagggagatctccaacgctcggcttttcgtggTACCAGCTAGGTTagagcgtcgacgtgacacctaggaggccacgcaccgaaggtggcccagaATCGTGTATATGTAGATATACTCGGTCGCTCGAGCAagtggttgccaatcgcatccctatccccgctcgcacagatgtttccaggaatgcaCGAATTGGGATAAaatcagtgtgaattttttcagaattttaaaagaagctTTTGCGGAAttggttttacaatttttttctgtttcagtggtggctaaagaaatctgcaaaaaattccgacactGTTTCAAGTCGATTGAAACCGTGGTTGCAACATCATACtaaagaattatcaaaatcgaagagggtgaggtacatgggttgcaaatttgacgtggaatgccccatatacaatgtatatctaCGTTAAACGgattttttacgttaatggcttcgaatataaaaaaacatctctaattttttcagatttttatttcgagctcttagtggccttatgtgattttctttttaattagaaaaaaaggtaattttatgatttccGGAATCTCGCCTATTGACAGTGGTCTCAGATAGGAAATATCCTCAGGattagggaaaaaataattaaagaaatcccacccacaccacagctacgtccgtgatcgcgcgtttgctcggtatgtttatggagcttgcttggaattcgctgatggttttctggaagattcagttcgagaaaaaaaaaatttcctccaaccacttgcccattgcacattttgcataaatgttatcgagctggcttcgtatatttttccatagactgcgtgtacaaatattcgagaacaccaggcgtcaaatattttcatatcaataaaaaaataatatttattaaaaaaaaaaaaagtattcgggctgggaatggttaattattttggttcaaaatttatcaaatctggagatacttttattcgctgacattcataattgaaacaaaaaaatcccaattcttgcattcctggaaacatctgtgcgagcggggacaaggatgcgattggcaaccacttgttcgagcgaccgagtatatgtatatatacacgattgtgggccaccttcggtgcgtggccgcctaggtgtctcgtcgacgctccaacctagctggtatcacgaaaagccgagcgttggagatctccgggatctccctactcatctctggtTATACCTGCGACATTTTACGCAAATGTAAGAACGGTagatttttctttgttgaGTTGAACCGGTGAATGATAATCTGGTGGTGAGATCGTATCTCGACAACAATTCAGAACACCGCGTTCGTAGATTATTGTAATCAAACAGCTTGACAACAATAGACGTTAATAATGATTAAATCCAACgaaatatatctatgtatatcaATATATACCTTTCTGTGACGTAACAGGTGCGTGCAGGTGACACGACGAGCTCCAAGTTCACTCACCGACGGTCATTGGCAACCTCACATAATTCAGATCTTTCTTTTCCCCTTCTTAATTAGAGATCATCTCGGAGATTGAACCTGATTGAAGATGCTGAGAGATATGCATCTAGAAAGTGGGAGGTTAAACGGAAAGATTAAGTCCGGCGGTGCAGCTTCCGCAAACCGTGCTTAAAAAATGAGTCAAAGGTCAGATTGCTAAAAGATTTAGATCGAAATTTGACTACTGTTGGCACACATGTCAGTGAGCGACTTGTTTGCAGTCGCCTGTTCTTTCGTTGATGGCTTGTAGTCACCTTTAGTGGTGTGTGCTTATTGTGGACTTAACGAGTAAACTCAGTTTATTGTAAGCGTAATGTCAATTCACTAAGTTTCGTCGAGATTAATAAACAAGTACTTGGAACATTGCGAATCTTGTACGTTGTCAGTTTCGTATTTTCAATCAtaatattcgtttttttctgaCCTTGTTAGgctaggttaggttaggttcgCTTTTACATCATTCACAATCTCGCCCAAAAACGCATTTCACATTTTGCGACCTATGTGTTGTACAGAACTGCGCAATTGCAAGAACAGTGCGTATCATGAGACAAGCTCTACAACCTCGATTTTCCCAGCTTTCATCTACATTACTTAAAACTTCTTAcctaataaaaattacaaagcttaTGTAGTATAAATTAACTACATTTAAGAATCTCTTcaatcaacaaaatttttttccacagagAAAAGCATACTGATGCATCGGAATAAACAGGTTTCAACCTTTTAATAAAACtgaagtatttatttttcaagcaaTTTAGTCCAGAATTTTAGCATTCTAGTCTGATTTGTAGTAGCACCATTGACATTCTGTGGTAgctttattttcttatttttcttaatgcGTTAGTATTATTCTTGTTCATCCTATCAAGATTTTATTGCATTGATTTATGTAGTATCTCGTCTCAATATATTGTCGCTATTCTTAGATGGTAGTCCGATTTTagttatattatcaattttttcacttagCACTAATTAGCATTAAGTACGTCTGCATCTCTTACTCAGATTGATCTATGCAATATTCACGTGTTTAAgaaacatttcaatttgtcGAGTTAGGTTTTTCCTTATTACTGTTTAAAAACgtagtaataattattgaaacaatGGATACAGACATACATGTGATAATGATTTGTGCTGAAAAGCAGTAATGGTATATGTATCTAGTACGTGATCCTTTATTAGCCAGTTTATTGTTCTgctattttattgttttcagtTGTTCCTGCATGCTGTGTGCACTGCATCTGAAAATCCCGTCTGCTTTGTATATGCACTGTGTTACCCTTACTTTGCTGATTAAATCGTTGTCCAACAAAATATAAGCAAAAATGGCTGCTTATATCAATCGTACGATATCCATGATTGGGGGAGATGGTCAGCACCGATCGAACGACCTCAGAACTGATAATTCTCCTCTGCAGATCTTTGTCAAGgctaaaaagaaaatcaacgaTATCTTCGTAGAGATAGATGACTACGTTCAAGATGCAGTCGGATTCATGCATTGTAAGTTTTAAATGATCCTTATAAAGTTTAAGGTTTTCTTCGATACTTGTAGACTCAACTCAATCATTCCGCAGCCTTAAGAGATGATCGTGATATCGTTAATACACAAGAAGCAGAAACAATTGAATCCTATGTCTATAAAGTACACGCAATACGAGATGTGCTTAAACGAGATCATATGAAAGTTGCTTTTTTCGGAAGGTAAGCATAACATATTACTTTGGTAAAAATGTCAcacttgcaaaaaaattttttttcaaccatccAATCTATAATCATCAACAAAGAGATAATTTACTCCTTAATAGAACCAGCAATGGAAAAAGTACGGTCATAAATGCAATGTTGCGAGATAAAATATTGCCAAGTGGCATTGGACATACCACAAATTGTTTCCTTCAAGTTGAAGGGTCAGACAACGGTGAATCCTACCTGATCACTGAAGGATCTACAGAAAAACAGCCCGTACAATCCGTGGGTCAGCTTGGTCATGCGttgtgtaaagaaaaattgtgtgAAAGTCATTTGGTACGAATTTTCTGGCCAAGAGAAAAATGTCTACTGTTAAGAGACGATGTGGTATTTGTCGATAGTCCTGGTGTCGACGTAACACCCAATCTCGATGAGTGGATTGATAAGCATTGTCTGGATGCAGATGTCTTTGTTTTAGTCGCAAATGCAGAATCCACTCTTATGGTCACTGTAAGTTTCTGAAACATGTACTGTTGTAAAGAAATCAATgtgaattatcattttcttttttctttacaattaggaaaaaaattttttccataaagTTTCTACGAAGCTGTCCAAGCCCAACATTTTCATCCTCAACAATCGCTGGGACGCCTCTGCTTCGGAACCAGAATTCTTTGATCAGGTAACTACTTCAACTCCATTAATAATGATGGTAAACCTAACTATGTTTCAGTCATGATTCTTGTTACATCGGGTTTGTTGAGATTCATGTCAAACAAAAACATGATAGATACTATATAGGGAAGTTACAAcaccattttttattattgatgtTTTGTTCTAAATTAGTTCTAAATTACCAAGTCCCTAGGTCGttattgttctttttcttttggttAGTCCCAGTTTTAAAAGGAGTAATGTCTCATTTTTCCTTCAGCTGGTCAATGAACAAAGGGAGGTAAGCCTTTCATTAATATAAAACTGTAATCACTTGGTAGAAGCTTGCACAATGTTAAATTATTCACTGACCACAGACAAAAAgagcattttttcaaatgacgGTTAACGCATGCAAGATACGTGCGATGATTCTCCGATACCCTGTCTGTGTTGTCTCTAGATTTTAATTGCTACCGGATCAgacatttttctattcttggTATATTCGTTACATTTGAAAATCCTTATGCTATTAAACTCTGTTCGTGACTTTTTTTATGAGacatgttaatttttttccaacactttCCTACGCGAAAAATGAGACGAATTTGGTcacatcatttatatttttacaaattgtaacgatttttcagttttttgttcccagaatttattttcacagctgcattGCATTCCTGTATGATTTTTCGCACCATTGCAGTAATGATTCACTACTCAGTAAACTACGGTTATAATTCCCAATAAATTACTGCTTCAGATGTAATCAAAttaaattctattttatttctcaaaagAATTCTACTGATGTAGCCATTTACTTACACATTTTCAGGAACTTTCTTATCAGAATTTTACTTATCTGATTTGTGTCACCATCTTATACCTcagatattaatatttaaactGTCGCCATGTTCACATAATTGTTTTGTACAGGTCAGGGCACAACATCAAGAACGAGCTGTCGATTTCCTTTCCAAAGAACTGAAGGTTTATACACCCAAGGATGCCgaggaaagagttttctttatATCTGCTAAAGAAACACTTCAAGCGCGACTACAAGAACAAAGAGGTCAACCTGCTCATAGTAAGTTCTTTACTAATAAACATAAGTTGTTCTAAGTTAGTGCAATTTCATATACCAAATagtcaatgaaaaattacagatGGAGCACTGGCGGATGGTTTccaaaatcgttatttcgaatttcaagACTTTGAACGTAAGTTTGAGGAATGCATTTCAAAATCGGCGGTGAAGACTAAATTTGAGCAACATTCCCAACGAGGAAAACATATTGCAATGTGAGTTATCATCATTTtcactcgttttttttttttttttttttcatagaaaattTGTTGAGTTACAAGAAAGTGACAGTAAAGTATAGCCCCAAAGATGGAAAGAACACTAAACTCGGCATATAACTTGAAATGACCTTCATTTCAGGGAAATTCGATCGACACTAGATGAGATACTTGAACGAACACAAAAGATGCGTTCTTCACAGTTGACCGTGAAGAAAGAAGTACATGACAAATTGAACTTCACAGAACAACAACTAATGCTGCTTACCCAGGAAATGAAAGACAAGATTCACCGTATGGTTGAAGACGTTGAGCAAAGAGTTTCGAAAGCTTTGAATGAAGAAATTAGAAGATTGGCTGTACTAGTAGATGAGTTTAGCGTTCCATTTCACCCAGAACCTTTAGTGCTAAATGTTTATAAAAGAGAACTTCACAGTCACGTTGAAAATGGATTAGGTTAGTCTTCGTCTCCATTTTTACTTAAGCCTCATGTTTTTCAGTGTAAAGTGCCATACAATATCGACTGACTTTGAAATATCATTTGTAATTGCAGGATCAAATCTACGTGCAAGACTCAGCACTGCGTTAGCAttgaatatcgaaaattcTCAACGTGAGATGACCGAGCGTATGGCTAGTTTACTACCAGATAATAAAAAGCAATTGTCGATTAATATTTTACCGAGACGAGagccatttgaaattttgtatcgCTTGAATTGTGACAATCTTTGCGCGGATTTCCACGAGGATTTAGAGTTTAGATTCTCTTGGGGAATCACTGCTTTGATCAATAGATTTGCAGGAAAACAAGGACACAAACTAGCGATTTCTAATCATCCTCAAGCAGTGAGTCAAAGACACTTTCTTCTACACGCCGTCTGAGCTATGGTGTATTACATTATAAtgttgaaaacttttattcTGATTTTCAATAGATACCTCAACTGATGTCCCCTACAGATAGTATAGATTCGGTGAAATTTGTAACAAGTCCAACTTGCATCCCCTCAAGAGGCGATGACTGGTCATTGGCAACTCGTGTCGCAATTGCCTCAATAACATCTCAGGGCACTATGGGAGGGTTACTCGTTGCTGGCTTTGTAAGTGTTGAATGACCACGGTGATTTTTTAACTATATTTCAGAGTACTCTGTATTTTGAATTGACATAATAAATGCTATTCCAGATGTTGAAAACAGTTGGGTGGAGGCTCATAGCCGTAACTGGTGCTGTTTATGGAGCATTGTACCTATACGAAAGGTTAACATGGACAAAAAAAgctaaagaaaaaacattcaagCAACAATATGTAAACCACGCAACTAAAAAGCTAAGATTAATTGTTGACTTAACATCTGCCAACTGTAGTCACCAAGTACAACAGTAAGTTCTTTCTTTCACTTATTTATGTCAACTGGATAATTTCCAGGATGAACATCAATTTATAGTGTACTCAGCATATTGATTTCTGATTCTTCTGgttgtacatttttcatttcagaatAGTCAAAGTCAAACGTACCAAATGTAGTATAAtagcaaataattttttacggaAATACAAATTCTAAAGAATTGTTTTATTACTGTGCAGAGAGTTATCGAGTACATTCGCTCGTCTGTGTCATTTGGTGGATGAGGCGACGTCCGAAATGGACGTGGAACTTAAAACGATTGCAACTACTCTTCGTACTCTGGAGGAAGCAGCAACTAACGCAAAGGTCCTCCGTAACAAAGCCAATTATCTAGCTAATGAACTTGATTTATTTGATGCAGCCTATTTAAAgtcattgaattgaaaaaaagtttgcaaaaaaatcaatgagGCTGCTAAAGTATTCGATGACTTCCTTGATCTTAGAAATCTATCAATAAGCAGCTGGAAGGATGAGttttttatatatacctaATTCAGTATGACAATTATACTCTCATATCTTTATACCATTTTTAGAACAATGAttaaatcaatgaattttgctttatttagaattttatacACAAACAAACGTATACGAAAGTTGTTATACAATAATTCATACCTGACAACGTCAACTTTTATCTAACATATATATCTAACGtatgttgctagattttcaaTAGTTACCGCAATACGATATTAATCACTTGGGAGTGTTCAATTACGcacatataaaaaaattacaattgtagGTAAGCGTCATATTGAAGtctgtatatacataaattcaTTGGAAGTTTGAATACCGTAAGTGGAATGTTATATCTAGTCTCAGAACCTTGAAGGTCAACTAATCAATACCGATTTTATCAATCACATTCTTGAACTAATCGAGTGTATAAAATTGTGATTACCCTTGTGATTACATCCCAATTCTGCGGGTACCATAAAATTGTGTGCAAGCTGATTTTCTCAGATCTTACGCATCTTAAACATTGCATTGATCTTTCTCACGATTTTAAATTAGGGGAACTTCAATAGCTGGCATACTTTGAAAGTTTTCTCTagttcattattataatataagaataGATACAACTGCAAAGAACTTCAAGAAATGAGGATATAGCTTTGCATGAACAATGTATAGAccctttttctatttcaaaacCTAAGAAGTACGTAAACGCGATAGAGAGTACCTAGCTTAATCTAATACATCCCCACAGCAAGCTTCCATTTTGCAAAAGAAGTGAGTTCATGCTGTCTTTAAGTATAATTTCGTATCCTTATTTGGACCGAGTCACTTCGTATGTGTAGAATTGAATAActaaagaaaattattaaaattagcGCAAGATTGTGATTGATATGtatgttaatattttttttttgataatcatTCAAATCCTAGATCTATTGTAAAGAAAGAACTATACTTATATactgaaaaattatgataGCAATCTATTATCGAAGAATCAATATCATTGTCCAATACTTTGTTGAATTCAACTaggtaattaaatttcattggACGAGTGTTAAATGTATGTTAGAATCGTATTAATAAACAGTTGATTATTGCATACCAGACTCCTATCAACCATACTATTGTCAACTCTGTGTACATATGTTGGATTCCGAATATCCATCCTGAACGTTCCCGATTTGTCGAGTTGTCAGAATCCAACGACCTAGGTTCACGAAGAATACAAAAACTATCCTCAATACCAACAAGAGTCAGCGACATTATCAATCAGCAAATGTTGTATACTTACAAATTACATCAAATCCCGCATATGCTTCATAAGATTTATA includes the following:
- the LOC107220265 gene encoding caspase Dronc isoform X1, giving the protein MNEEDRKKLRKNLGKLVEEIDWREIFPLLLQHKIYGENYKKIQKWQKRLDDMDNNREIYLTIESRGPRAFDSFVQCLREVNRNDLANLLKPNEVDNKSEETIPEINRNIVDPLNNQVIRNEFFEHREDDYYRKLQHVEEPLRIRVKKSTKLMETKNDNILNYAMFSNPRGLVLIINNILFTEGAKERAAAKHDEDNLKELFEQMGFQVIVRQNLTREKMLEEISAFAMRPDLRHVHSMFLIIMSHGNEHVEDHRSESVVCGTDNKMITAFEIFEFFTTRACPNMSKKPKIFIFQTCRGQKEQRMVESDEVGISRHEIDTSQMTPENPSAQPIGSREYSDMLVAFSTLPGFASYRDTLNGSWFIQAFCEVVMNHAHDTDLLRLFQITDERLGYMHAAGKEVQTPNTAMYGFTKKCYLNPGYFKTSADTQYSNRV
- the LOC107220265 gene encoding caspase Dronc isoform X2, with translation MNEEDRKKLRKNLGKLVEEIDWREIFPLLLQHKIYGENYKKIQKWQKRLDDMDNNREIYLTIESRGPRAFDSFVQCLREVNRNDLANLLKPNEVDNKSEETIPEINRNIVDPLNNQVIRNEFFEEDDYYRKLQHVEEPLRIRVKKSTKLMETKNDNILNYAMFSNPRGLVLIINNILFTEGAKERAAAKHDEDNLKELFEQMGFQVIVRQNLTREKMLEEISAFAMRPDLRHVHSMFLIIMSHGNEHVEDHRSESVVCGTDNKMITAFEIFEFFTTRACPNMSKKPKIFIFQTCRGQKEQRMVESDEVGISRHEIDTSQMTPENPSAQPIGSREYSDMLVAFSTLPGFASYRDTLNGSWFIQAFCEVVMNHAHDTDLLRLFQITDERLGYMHAAGKEVQTPNTAMYGFTKKCYLNPGYFKTSADTQYSNRV
- the LOC107220254 gene encoding transmembrane GTPase Marf isoform X1 — encoded protein: MAAYINRTISMIGGDGQHRSNDLRTDNSPLQIFVKAKKKINDIFVEIDDYVQDAVGFMHSLRDDRDIVNTQEAETIESYVYKVHAIRDVLKRDHMKVAFFGRTSNGKSTVINAMLRDKILPSGIGHTTNCFLQVEGSDNGESYLITEGSTEKQPVQSVGQLGHALCKEKLCESHLVRIFWPREKCLLLRDDVVFVDSPGVDVTPNLDEWIDKHCLDADVFVLVANAESTLMVTEKNFFHKVSTKLSKPNIFILNNRWDASASEPEFFDQLVNEQREVRAQHQERAVDFLSKELKVYTPKDAEERVFFISAKETLQARLQEQRGQPAHNGALADGFQNRYFEFQDFERKFEECISKSAVKTKFEQHSQRGKHIAMEIRSTLDEILERTQKMRSSQLTVKKEVHDKLNFTEQQLMLLTQEMKDKIHRMVEDVEQRVSKALNEEIRRLAVLVDEFSVPFHPEPLVLNVYKRELHSHVENGLGSNLRARLSTALALNIENSQREMTERMASLLPDNKKQLSINILPRREPFEILYRLNCDNLCADFHEDLEFRFSWGITALINRFAGKQGHKLAISNHPQAIPQLMSPTDSIDSVKFVTSPTCIPSRGDDWSLATRVAIASITSQGTMGGLLVAGFMLKTVGWRLIAVTGAVYGALYLYERLTWTKKAKEKTFKQQYVNHATKKLRLIVDLTSANCSHQVQQELSSTFARLCHLVDEATSEMDVELKTIATTLRTLEEAATNAKVLRNKANYLANELDLFDAAYLKSLN
- the LOC107220254 gene encoding transmembrane GTPase Marf isoform X2, translating into MAAYINRTISMIGGDGQHRSNDLRTDNSPLQIFVKAKKKINDIFVEIDDYVQDAVGFMHSLRDDRDIVNTQEAETIESYVYKVHAIRDVLKRDHMKVAFFGRTSNGKSTVINAMLRDKILPSGIGHTTNCFLQVEGSDNGESYLITEGSTEKQPVQSVGQLGHALCKEKLCESHLVRIFWPREKCLLLRDDVVFVDSPGVDVTPNLDEWIDKHCLDADVFVLVANAESTLMVTEKNFFHKVSTKLSKPNIFILNNRWDASASEPEFFDQVRAQHQERAVDFLSKELKVYTPKDAEERVFFISAKETLQARLQEQRGQPAHNGALADGFQNRYFEFQDFERKFEECISKSAVKTKFEQHSQRGKHIAMEIRSTLDEILERTQKMRSSQLTVKKEVHDKLNFTEQQLMLLTQEMKDKIHRMVEDVEQRVSKALNEEIRRLAVLVDEFSVPFHPEPLVLNVYKRELHSHVENGLGSNLRARLSTALALNIENSQREMTERMASLLPDNKKQLSINILPRREPFEILYRLNCDNLCADFHEDLEFRFSWGITALINRFAGKQGHKLAISNHPQAIPQLMSPTDSIDSVKFVTSPTCIPSRGDDWSLATRVAIASITSQGTMGGLLVAGFMLKTVGWRLIAVTGAVYGALYLYERLTWTKKAKEKTFKQQYVNHATKKLRLIVDLTSANCSHQVQQELSSTFARLCHLVDEATSEMDVELKTIATTLRTLEEAATNAKVLRNKANYLANELDLFDAAYLKSLN